In Nocardioides sp. InS609-2, a single genomic region encodes these proteins:
- a CDS encoding single-stranded DNA-binding protein — protein sequence MSTTVTFAGNLAEDPELLYTHDQKPFVSCRVLVNSRIQNDAGEWGNDEPTPHNVKVYGSAAPHVHDSCGSGDPIVVHGLERTESWRDKETGEKRTKDVVVVDSRLRAGADEPGRPCRNCSQSSSCSRCSCWRRSSAPG from the coding sequence ATGTCCACCACCGTCACCTTCGCGGGGAACCTCGCCGAGGACCCCGAGCTGCTCTACACCCACGACCAGAAGCCGTTCGTCAGCTGCCGGGTCCTGGTGAACAGTCGGATCCAGAACGATGCGGGGGAGTGGGGCAACGACGAGCCGACGCCGCACAACGTCAAGGTCTACGGCTCTGCTGCCCCGCACGTCCACGACAGCTGCGGCTCCGGGGACCCGATCGTGGTGCACGGCCTGGAGCGCACCGAGAGCTGGCGCGACAAGGAGACCGGGGAGAAGCGCACCAAGGACGTGGTCGTGGTTGACAGCCGCCTGAGGGCGGGCGCAGACGAACCGGGACGACCATGCAGAAACTGCTCGCAGTCGTCCTCGTGCTCGCGGTGTTCGTGCTGGCGCCGG